A DNA window from Agarivorans sp. TSD2052 contains the following coding sequences:
- a CDS encoding TolC family protein: MIPRYIAGLLMLFVIDASAQSLRLQDAEQIALRLDPAAEMFQQQQQQFAAQAIAQSQLADPMLKLGLGNLPIDSFALDQDPMTQVSLGLAQQFSRGDTLSLNANSFNQRSEQSIQLAQNRQLELSRNIRNIWFEIRFAHQAQQLIKQNQRLFKQNVEHVRSQFELGYKQSQDLIQAELQLNKFDEQIAAFYQQEQALRGRLASWLGAQAFDAFSEQLPHWDDSVSYAMNGTIEHYSLLGLHPKVQAAQKSIDVAENQIAIANQAYKPAFKVEVGYGHRRATEMDGSRRSDLLSGFVTMDVPLFTDKRQDQGVIAAQRGKGIKRAEKDILMTTMNGMLNGAVARYSNTHSRIQRYQTTLLEQAKQNTAAVLQGYQSNTLNFEQVIKAFMDELALSLEYQQLTSIKYKALADVRYYQAK, from the coding sequence ATGATACCCCGTTATATTGCAGGGTTGTTGATGCTATTTGTAATCGATGCATCAGCACAATCACTGCGTCTACAAGACGCTGAGCAAATAGCATTGCGGCTTGATCCCGCCGCCGAAATGTTTCAGCAGCAACAGCAACAGTTTGCAGCGCAAGCCATTGCTCAATCGCAGTTGGCCGACCCCATGTTAAAGCTTGGCTTGGGTAACTTGCCTATCGATAGCTTCGCTCTAGATCAAGATCCCATGACTCAAGTTAGTCTAGGTCTTGCCCAACAATTTAGCCGAGGAGATACCCTAAGCCTCAACGCTAATAGCTTTAATCAACGTAGTGAACAGAGCATACAGCTCGCCCAAAATCGCCAGCTGGAGCTTAGTCGTAACATCCGCAATATTTGGTTTGAGATACGTTTTGCTCATCAAGCCCAGCAATTGATTAAGCAAAATCAACGTTTGTTCAAACAGAATGTTGAACATGTACGAAGCCAATTTGAGTTAGGTTACAAACAAAGCCAAGATCTGATTCAAGCAGAGCTACAACTTAATAAATTTGATGAACAAATTGCCGCTTTTTATCAGCAAGAACAAGCTTTGCGCGGCCGTTTAGCCTCTTGGTTAGGTGCCCAAGCCTTCGATGCGTTTTCAGAGCAGCTACCTCATTGGGACGACAGTGTCAGTTACGCGATGAATGGCACTATCGAGCATTACTCTTTGCTGGGTTTACATCCTAAAGTACAGGCCGCACAAAAGAGTATTGACGTCGCCGAGAATCAAATAGCCATTGCCAACCAAGCCTATAAACCGGCGTTTAAAGTGGAAGTGGGCTATGGACATCGCCGTGCTACTGAAATGGATGGCTCACGTCGCAGCGATTTGCTCAGTGGGTTTGTCACTATGGATGTGCCTTTGTTCACTGATAAACGCCAGGACCAAGGGGTGATTGCAGCACAGCGCGGTAAGGGCATTAAAAGAGCAGAAAAAGACATACTCATGACCACCATGAACGGCATGCTCAATGGTGCGGTCGCCCGTTACAGTAATACCCATTCACGTATCCAACGTTATCAAACCACGCTATTGGAACAAGCCAAGCAAAATACCGCTGCAGTACTACAAGGCTACCAGTCAAATACCCTTAACTTTGAACAAGTGATTAAAGCGTTTATGGATGAATTAGCTTTAAGCCTAGAGTATCAGCAATTAACCAGTATCAAGTACAAGGCCTTGGCCGACGTGCGTTATTACCAAGCGAAATAG
- a CDS encoding alpha/beta hydrolase has product MLTTNRTISGIPLLLVYRDSIEQSKERGTVLFLHGFSASKDVQKPDLDMLAEEGFLLIGIDSWGHGDRQHPDFNNYFAYDSGYFDQRFIEVVKKTAIEIPSLIDELDEQNLIIPSKLGLVGISMGAFISYKVIVEETRIKCAALFIGSPNWGDSPESPHLFSEDIHPTALLTLVAGKDATVPPASAKALHHQLVPHYADSPNKLKLVEYPESDHMMEEEDWLDAMDNAKQWLNQFI; this is encoded by the coding sequence ATGTTAACTACGAATAGAACAATTAGCGGAATCCCACTACTGCTTGTTTATAGAGATTCAATCGAGCAATCAAAAGAGCGAGGAACCGTTCTTTTTCTTCATGGCTTCTCTGCCAGTAAAGATGTTCAGAAACCAGATCTGGACATGTTAGCCGAAGAAGGTTTCTTGCTTATTGGGATTGATAGTTGGGGGCATGGTGATCGCCAACACCCTGACTTTAATAACTACTTTGCTTATGACAGTGGTTATTTTGACCAGCGCTTTATTGAAGTAGTCAAAAAGACAGCTATTGAGATCCCTTCACTTATTGATGAATTAGATGAACAAAATCTAATTATCCCTTCTAAGCTTGGCCTCGTTGGAATTTCAATGGGTGCGTTTATTAGTTATAAAGTCATAGTTGAGGAAACAAGAATAAAATGTGCGGCATTGTTTATTGGTAGTCCTAACTGGGGTGACTCTCCCGAAAGCCCACACTTGTTTTCCGAAGACATTCATCCCACTGCACTGCTAACCCTTGTTGCAGGTAAGGATGCAACCGTTCCTCCAGCGAGCGCAAAAGCACTTCATCATCAATTAGTACCTCATTATGCTGACTCACCAAATAAGCTAAAACTGGTGGAGTACCCCGAGTCTGATCATATGATGGAAGAGGAGGATTGGTTGGATGCTATGGATAATGCAAAACAATGGCTAAATCAATTCATTTAG
- a CDS encoding FAD-binding and (Fe-S)-binding domain-containing protein: protein MTQTTSPVLEGSYQQLFERLAEHFEPTQLITSAAQTLAYGTDASFYRLIPKLVVKVNHLEQLQVVMANCAQLALPYTFRAAGTSLSGQAISDSVLILLSDDWRQHEILDNGEKISLQPGVIGADANRYLAPFQRKIGPDPASINACKIGGIAANNASGMCCGTAQNSYHTMASITVVFSDGSVLNTGDPHSVAAFKRSHAGLLEGLLALAKNTQQNQALADKIRHKYRLKNTTGYSLNALVDFSDPFDILQHLMIGSEGTLAFIAELTYNTVIEHPHKASTLLVFADSDTACKAVQVLADQPVAAVELMDGLALASVANKPGMPDFIASLDKHACALLVETRSSQTDELNQLCEQVMGSLQSFSRIGEVAFTTKSNETAALWAIRKGMFPAVGAVRETGTTVIIEDVAFPVARLANGVCELQQLFIEHGYTEAIIFGHALAGNLHFVFTQGFDDPAEVARYGRFMDAVSQLVAVKYQGSLKAEHGTGRNMAPFVELEWGAEGLALMQQIKQLFDPQNLLNPGVILNSDSQVHLANLKPMPAANELVDKCIECGFCEPVCPSRSLSLSPRQRIVLYRELSELRRSGSDAPRLAELEKDFKYLGIDTCAAVGLCADRCPVGINTGDLVRQLREQQYAKYQNIARWTAEHFSSVATMTRLGLGTAELGQKVLGSGAVSAISKGITNISAGKVPTWNPAYPTRAKYQPPQARFHKQKVVYIPSCAARTMGPQAGAIDPRPLVEVTCSVLEKAGFEVIMADKGDDLCCGMPYHSKGMLEIAADKSQQLETLIWQLSEQGRWPVLMDTSPCAKRSKEQFSQPLDIYEPIGFIHQHALNKLEIAKLSEPVMLHLTCSSRRMDMHDPLLDIAKHCAEQAILPEHIYCCGWAGDKGFTTPELNKAALAPLKAQVPEGCTRGYSNSRTCEIGLSHHSGVVYQSILYLVDEVSV, encoded by the coding sequence ATGACTCAAACAACTAGCCCTGTATTAGAAGGATCTTACCAACAACTGTTTGAGCGCCTAGCCGAGCACTTTGAGCCCACGCAGCTGATCACCAGCGCTGCGCAAACGCTGGCTTATGGCACCGACGCCAGTTTTTATCGGCTTATTCCAAAGTTGGTGGTTAAGGTGAATCACCTAGAGCAGTTACAAGTGGTCATGGCCAATTGCGCCCAACTAGCCTTGCCTTATACCTTTCGCGCCGCAGGTACCAGTTTGTCGGGGCAGGCAATCAGCGATTCAGTACTGATTTTACTCAGTGATGATTGGCGCCAGCATGAAATATTGGATAATGGCGAAAAAATCAGCCTACAGCCTGGCGTCATCGGCGCAGATGCCAACCGTTACTTAGCACCGTTTCAACGCAAAATCGGCCCCGATCCGGCCTCCATCAATGCCTGTAAAATCGGCGGTATTGCCGCCAATAATGCCTCGGGTATGTGCTGTGGCACGGCGCAAAATTCATATCACACTATGGCTTCTATCACGGTGGTGTTTTCTGATGGTTCGGTATTAAATACTGGCGACCCACATAGCGTAGCAGCCTTTAAGCGCAGCCACGCTGGCTTGCTAGAAGGGTTGTTAGCGCTGGCGAAAAACACCCAACAAAACCAAGCTTTAGCCGACAAAATCCGCCATAAATACCGCTTGAAAAATACCACTGGTTACAGCCTTAACGCGTTGGTGGACTTTAGCGACCCTTTCGATATTTTGCAGCACCTAATGATAGGCTCTGAAGGCACGTTGGCTTTTATTGCTGAGCTTACCTATAACACCGTTATCGAGCATCCACACAAGGCGTCAACGCTGCTGGTATTTGCCGACAGCGATACTGCCTGTAAAGCGGTGCAGGTGTTAGCCGACCAACCCGTTGCGGCAGTGGAGTTAATGGATGGCCTCGCGTTAGCGTCGGTAGCCAATAAGCCGGGCATGCCAGACTTTATAGCCAGTTTAGATAAACATGCATGCGCTTTGTTAGTGGAAACGCGCAGTAGCCAAACCGATGAACTCAACCAGCTTTGTGAGCAAGTGATGGGCAGCTTGCAGAGTTTCTCTCGCATCGGTGAGGTAGCATTTACCACTAAATCCAATGAAACCGCCGCGTTGTGGGCGATTCGTAAAGGCATGTTCCCAGCAGTAGGGGCGGTGCGCGAAACTGGCACAACGGTGATTATTGAAGATGTTGCCTTTCCGGTAGCGCGCTTAGCTAATGGGGTCTGCGAGTTGCAACAACTATTCATTGAGCACGGCTACACCGAGGCGATTATCTTTGGCCATGCCTTGGCGGGCAACTTACATTTTGTATTCACACAAGGCTTTGATGACCCGGCAGAAGTGGCGCGTTATGGCCGCTTTATGGATGCTGTAAGCCAGTTGGTGGCGGTTAAATACCAAGGTTCGCTAAAGGCGGAACATGGTACGGGGCGCAATATGGCACCGTTTGTAGAGCTAGAGTGGGGCGCCGAAGGTTTAGCCTTAATGCAACAAATTAAGCAGCTGTTCGACCCCCAAAATTTGCTGAACCCTGGGGTTATCCTCAATAGCGATAGCCAAGTGCATTTAGCCAATTTAAAACCCATGCCAGCCGCCAATGAGTTGGTAGATAAGTGTATTGAATGTGGCTTTTGTGAACCCGTTTGCCCCTCTCGTAGCTTAAGTCTTAGCCCGCGGCAACGTATAGTATTGTATCGCGAGTTAAGTGAATTGCGCCGCAGTGGCAGTGATGCCCCGCGCCTGGCTGAGTTAGAAAAAGACTTTAAATATCTAGGCATAGATACCTGTGCTGCGGTAGGTTTATGTGCCGACCGTTGCCCGGTGGGCATTAATACCGGTGACTTAGTGCGGCAATTACGCGAGCAACAATATGCGAAGTACCAAAACATCGCCCGTTGGACAGCCGAACATTTTTCCAGTGTAGCAACCATGACCCGTCTAGGTTTAGGCACCGCCGAGCTGGGGCAAAAAGTACTGGGGTCGGGCGCGGTAAGCGCAATCAGTAAAGGTATTACCAACATATCGGCAGGCAAGGTGCCCACTTGGAATCCCGCTTATCCTACACGCGCCAAATACCAGCCACCACAAGCCCGTTTTCATAAACAAAAAGTGGTATATATACCGTCTTGTGCGGCGCGAACTATGGGGCCGCAAGCCGGCGCTATCGACCCTCGGCCACTGGTAGAGGTGACCTGCAGCGTGTTAGAAAAAGCCGGCTTTGAAGTGATAATGGCCGATAAGGGCGATGATTTATGTTGTGGCATGCCCTATCACAGCAAAGGCATGTTAGAGATTGCTGCCGACAAATCACAGCAGCTAGAAACGCTTATTTGGCAACTGAGCGAACAGGGCCGCTGGCCAGTGTTAATGGACACTAGCCCCTGCGCTAAACGCAGCAAAGAGCAGTTTAGCCAGCCCCTCGATATATATGAGCCAATAGGTTTTATTCACCAACACGCACTTAACAAGCTAGAGATAGCCAAGCTTAGTGAACCTGTAATGCTTCACCTTACCTGTAGTTCGCGCCGCATGGACATGCACGATCCGCTGCTCGATATTGCTAAACATTGTGCTGAGCAAGCCATATTACCTGAGCACATATACTGCTGCGGTTGGGCTGGCGATAAAGGCTTTACCACCCCAGAGCTAAATAAAGCCGCCTTAGCGCCCCTAAAAGCCCAAGTGCCAGAGGGCTGCACCCGTGGTTACAGCAATAGCCGAACCTGCGAAATTGGTTTGTCGCATCACAGTGGGGTGGTGTATCAATCGATATTGTACTTAGTGGATGAAGTGAGCGTGTAA
- a CDS encoding LutC/YkgG family protein, which translates to MVMTDSMAKSHIMARLKGVSALAPQASTGSHQPWQAQSTEQRLQRFSQCLEAAHADVLSITSSSQLSACLIELAEQHNWKTAMRGSGGEWAELFELALAGRVPLSPFTQSFEWHKQALFNQTSVTLTGCDAAIADTGTVVLKPSEAEPRSLSLIAPCHVAVIKASQIIDNFPQLIEQQQWSQGLPSNVLLISGPSKTADIQQTLAYGAHGPSQLIIIVVISE; encoded by the coding sequence ATGGTGATGACGGATTCTATGGCTAAAAGCCATATTATGGCGCGCTTAAAAGGGGTGAGTGCCTTAGCGCCTCAGGCCTCTACAGGTAGCCATCAACCGTGGCAAGCTCAATCAACTGAACAGCGGCTACAGCGCTTTAGTCAGTGTTTAGAGGCGGCGCACGCCGATGTACTTAGCATTACCAGCAGCAGTCAGCTTAGTGCTTGTTTAATTGAGTTAGCCGAGCAACATAACTGGAAAACCGCCATGCGTGGCAGCGGCGGAGAATGGGCAGAGCTGTTTGAACTCGCACTGGCCGGGCGAGTGCCGCTTAGCCCGTTTACGCAAAGCTTTGAGTGGCACAAACAAGCCCTGTTTAACCAAACTAGCGTAACGTTAACCGGCTGCGACGCGGCCATTGCCGATACTGGTACGGTGGTACTTAAACCGAGTGAAGCCGAACCCCGCAGCTTGTCGTTAATTGCGCCCTGTCATGTGGCGGTGATTAAAGCCAGTCAAATTATTGATAACTTCCCGCAATTAATTGAGCAGCAACAATGGTCACAAGGTTTACCCAGCAATGTGCTGCTTATTTCAGGGCCATCAAAAACGGCTGATATTCAACAAACCTTAGCCTACGGAGCCCATGGCCCCAGTCAGCTAATTATTATTGTGGTAATCAGCGAATAG
- a CDS encoding LutB/LldF family L-lactate oxidation iron-sulfur protein produces MSVQHYQAKQFKSQAREALADQQLRDNFRGAMDYLQQKRKDAFNDPDELAQLRLHAENIRQRCLAKLPELLEQLERHCEANGIKVHWAEDAAQAQQLIAGLIQQAGGQKVVKGKSMVTEEIALNQHLESLGIECVESDMGEYIVQLAEETPSHIIMPAIHKNKQQVADIFQQHIKDFNYTLSVDKLIQTGREVLRSKFQQADVGISGVNFAVAETGTLCLVENEGNGRMTTTVPPLHIAVTGIEKVVEFLSDVPPLFSILTRSATGQHITTYFNMISGPRRAPERDGPQQVHLVLLDNGRSQAYADEALRKTLQCIRCGACMNHCPVYTRVGGHAYGTTYPGPIGKIISPHLQGLANTSDLVTASSLCGACEEVCPVNIPIPSLLQRLRRDAKLPTEAGQPSLKGQASAASVVEHTAWRAWAWLSTHSAIYNVCTSLVLSLAKFIPIPMGAWTRCRGKPALAEQSFHQAMKQRQQQANKQPISQSADQSSASNKGSN; encoded by the coding sequence ATGAGCGTTCAACACTATCAAGCCAAGCAGTTTAAAAGCCAAGCTCGCGAAGCCTTAGCCGATCAACAGTTGCGCGATAACTTTCGTGGCGCAATGGACTACCTCCAACAAAAGCGTAAAGATGCCTTTAACGATCCCGATGAACTTGCCCAGCTGCGCTTACATGCCGAGAATATTCGCCAGCGTTGCTTAGCTAAACTACCCGAGTTATTGGAACAGTTAGAGCGTCACTGTGAGGCCAACGGGATTAAGGTGCATTGGGCTGAAGACGCCGCTCAAGCCCAACAACTCATTGCGGGCTTAATTCAGCAAGCGGGTGGCCAAAAAGTGGTGAAAGGCAAGTCGATGGTGACTGAAGAGATCGCTTTGAATCAGCATCTTGAAAGCTTAGGCATTGAATGTGTTGAAAGTGACATGGGCGAGTACATTGTACAGCTAGCAGAAGAAACTCCCTCGCATATCATTATGCCGGCGATTCACAAGAACAAGCAGCAAGTGGCCGATATATTTCAGCAACATATTAAAGACTTTAACTACACCTTATCAGTCGACAAGCTGATTCAAACTGGCCGCGAAGTATTGCGCAGCAAGTTTCAACAAGCCGATGTGGGCATTTCTGGGGTTAATTTTGCGGTGGCCGAAACGGGCACTTTGTGTTTGGTTGAAAACGAAGGCAATGGCCGAATGACCACCACCGTGCCGCCGTTGCATATTGCGGTAACGGGTATCGAAAAAGTGGTGGAGTTTCTCAGTGACGTGCCGCCGTTATTTAGCATACTTACCCGTTCCGCGACCGGCCAACATATTACCACGTACTTTAATATGATCTCTGGGCCTCGCCGCGCACCAGAGCGAGACGGCCCCCAACAAGTGCATTTGGTGTTGCTTGATAATGGTCGTTCGCAAGCTTACGCCGACGAGGCCCTACGTAAAACCCTGCAGTGTATTCGCTGCGGAGCGTGTATGAATCACTGCCCAGTATATACGCGGGTTGGGGGGCATGCCTACGGCACCACGTATCCTGGCCCCATTGGTAAAATTATCTCGCCACACTTGCAAGGTTTAGCCAATACCAGTGACTTAGTCACCGCCTCTAGCTTATGTGGGGCTTGTGAAGAAGTATGCCCGGTGAACATTCCCATCCCCAGTTTATTGCAGCGCTTACGCCGCGATGCCAAATTACCCACCGAAGCTGGCCAGCCTTCACTCAAAGGCCAAGCCAGTGCCGCCAGTGTTGTTGAGCATACTGCCTGGCGCGCTTGGGCATGGTTAAGCACTCACTCGGCCATTTACAACGTTTGTACCTCGCTTGTTTTAAGCTTAGCTAAGTTTATCCCCATACCAATGGGGGCGTGGACACGTTGCCGAGGCAAACCTGCCTTGGCCGAGCAGAGCTTCCATCAAGCAATGAAACAGCGTCAACAACAGGCTAACAAACAGCCTATCAGTCAATCAGCAGACCAAAGCAGTGCCAGCAATAAGGGATCAAATTAA
- a CDS encoding (Fe-S)-binding protein yields MTQTGLRIYPSKPNKVYFYATCLLDVLDPDGGMAAVELIEREGIEIIWVEKQSCCGQPAYTSGYQDQAKTVALSQIALFPEDHPIVVMSGSCAGMMFKHYPSLFADDPRLHARAQAFSERVYEFSEFLLRVCRATLQDKGEPTSVVLHTSCSGRREMGIHVSSQALLAQLNNVEIKNAAYETECCGFGGSFALRHADISQAMVEDKATHLSQSSAKQLVSADWGCLANINGHLAYRGEAASFQGKHLASFLWQRTADERGEQ; encoded by the coding sequence ATGACCCAAACAGGATTACGGATCTATCCAAGTAAACCCAACAAGGTGTATTTTTATGCCACCTGTTTATTAGACGTTCTCGACCCTGATGGCGGTATGGCGGCTGTTGAGTTAATTGAGCGCGAAGGCATAGAAATCATCTGGGTCGAAAAACAAAGTTGCTGTGGCCAACCCGCCTATACTTCAGGCTATCAAGACCAAGCAAAAACCGTGGCGCTAAGCCAAATAGCCTTGTTCCCTGAGGATCACCCTATTGTGGTGATGTCGGGCTCTTGCGCCGGCATGATGTTTAAACACTACCCCTCTCTATTTGCCGATGACCCTAGGCTGCATGCTCGGGCTCAAGCGTTTAGCGAGCGGGTGTATGAGTTTAGTGAGTTTTTACTAAGGGTGTGCCGAGCCACTTTACAAGATAAAGGCGAGCCTACCTCGGTGGTATTACATACCTCTTGCAGCGGTCGCCGAGAAATGGGTATTCATGTCAGCTCACAGGCTTTGCTTGCGCAGCTCAATAATGTGGAAATTAAAAACGCCGCCTACGAAACCGAATGTTGTGGTTTTGGTGGCAGCTTTGCGCTGCGCCATGCCGATATCAGCCAAGCTATGGTTGAAGACAAGGCCACTCACTTGAGCCAATCATCGGCCAAGCAACTGGTCAGTGCCGACTGGGGCTGCTTGGCCAATATTAACGGCCACTTGGCTTATCGTGGCGAAGCCGCTTCGTTTCAAGGTAAGCATTTAGCCAGCTTTTTGTGGCAACGCACCGCTGATGAAAGGGGCGAGCAATGA